The Kogia breviceps isolate mKogBre1 chromosome 16, mKogBre1 haplotype 1, whole genome shotgun sequence genome window below encodes:
- the KRTAP3-1 gene encoding LOW QUALITY PROTEIN: keratin-associated protein 3-1 (The sequence of the model RefSeq protein was modified relative to this genomic sequence to represent the inferred CDS: inserted 1 base in 1 codon; substituted 1 base at 1 genomic stop codon), producing the protein CSIRSGRATTVYASNRRCRCSVCLPSTCPHLIRLLQPSCCAPCXPPCCQPDTFMPSCWLLSSCHLTPGLSGISLMTHTQPXSEGPCEPCC; encoded by the exons TGCAGCATCCGCAGTGGCCGGGCCACCACCGTCTATGCCTCCAACAGGCGCTGCCGGTGCTCAGTCTGCCTGCCCAGCACCTGCCCACACCTGATCCGCCTCCTCCAACCCTCCTGCTGCGCCCCAT CCCCACCCTGCTGTCAGCCCGATACCTTCATGCCCTCCTGCTGGCTGCTCAGCTCCTGCCACCTGACCCCTGGCCTGAGTGGGATCTCCCTGATGACCCACACTCAGCCTTGAAGCGAAGGGCCCTGTGAGCCCTGCTGCTGA